A genomic segment from Bacteroidia bacterium encodes:
- a CDS encoding tetratricopeptide repeat protein yields MKNRNSITAILITVLFTSLNFQSLAQKPQDWMAKGNKSIERGDYKDAVSSFTNAIHKKPDYAEAYLYRGLARAKSGSLDMALYDLTKAIELDSSNHQAYYYRGVVHEKKELYDKAIADFEATTVYTGDNSKAYYNLGVLYGYRKDFNKACENWRMAAELEDPDAASLVSRHCN; encoded by the coding sequence ATGAAAAATAGAAATTCGATTACCGCAATTCTGATCACCGTACTTTTCACCTCGCTGAACTTCCAGTCTTTAGCACAGAAGCCGCAGGATTGGATGGCGAAGGGAAACAAAAGCATTGAACGTGGAGACTACAAGGATGCTGTTTCCAGTTTTACGAATGCCATTCATAAAAAACCGGATTATGCTGAAGCCTATCTTTACCGGGGATTGGCACGCGCTAAAAGCGGAAGCCTTGATATGGCACTCTATGATTTAACCAAAGCCATTGAGCTGGATTCGTCTAACCACCAGGCCTATTACTATCGCGGAGTGGTGCATGAAAAGAAAGAACTTTACGATAAGGCAATAGCAGATTTTGAGGCGACTACTGTTTATACAGGAGACAACTCAAAGGCTTATTATAACCTCGGAGTATTGTATGGCTACCGCAAAGATTTTAATAAGGCATGTGAAAACTGGCGTATGGCCGCAGAACTCGAAGATCCGGATGCAGCATCACTAGTTTCCCGTCACTGCAATTAA